In Citrus sinensis cultivar Valencia sweet orange chromosome 2, DVS_A1.0, whole genome shotgun sequence, a single genomic region encodes these proteins:
- the LOC102618371 gene encoding uncharacterized protein LOC102618371 isoform X2 yields the protein MTTSKRLAERKNARFQKNVTRRGSVPESSAKKGSDYPIGPILLGFFVFVVLGSSLFQIIRTATSRGMA from the exons ATG ACTACATCGAAGCGGCTTGCAGAGAGGAAAAATGCAAGGTTCCAGAAGAACGTCACAAGGAGGGGATCAGTTCCTGAAAGCTCCGCAAAGAAAGGATCTGATTACCCCATTGGCCCAATTCTGCTTGGCTTCTTTGTCTTCGTAGTTTTAGGATCAT CTCTTTTTCAGATTATCAGGACAGCTACTAGTCGGGGCATGGCTTGA
- the LOC102618371 gene encoding uncharacterized protein LOC102618371 isoform X1, which produces MSIELFMTTSKRLAERKNARFQKNVTRRGSVPESSAKKGSDYPIGPILLGFFVFVVLGSSLFQIIRTATSRGMA; this is translated from the exons ATGTCGATTGAGCTGTTCATg ACTACATCGAAGCGGCTTGCAGAGAGGAAAAATGCAAGGTTCCAGAAGAACGTCACAAGGAGGGGATCAGTTCCTGAAAGCTCCGCAAAGAAAGGATCTGATTACCCCATTGGCCCAATTCTGCTTGGCTTCTTTGTCTTCGTAGTTTTAGGATCAT CTCTTTTTCAGATTATCAGGACAGCTACTAGTCGGGGCATGGCTTGA